In a single window of the Pirellulales bacterium genome:
- a CDS encoding nucleotidyltransferase — translation MIGHVDCDCYYVSAERVRFPHLRGVPVGVLGNHGACIIAKSYEAKAAGVTTGMPIWEALPICPDGVYVKRDFAWYEVLSRRLLALVRQTSPRVEFYSIDEMFFHAPGADRGAALALQRAIARRVGVPASIGVAPTKTLAKLISDSVKPCGAGVVASEADRRRLLEGLPVTEIAGVATRSAEKLAAHGIATCDQFAAADRAFIRWLLTKTGEDLWWELNGTPVLDVLPICKPRKFVARGGSIGRPSRDRERVAAFVVRNVERLVEALNHDRICCDTLALELSFRETRSCAVRCTMPGGTAELSALRDAALWLLPRTWRPATATVRYMHVVAGGLRPWARRQRSLFEDARPKAERAEQVQHAINAAVGRFAVRSAATLPLADVYGDLASSYDICDIYGKSCF, via the coding sequence ATGATCGGGCACGTCGACTGCGATTGCTACTACGTTTCGGCCGAGCGCGTGCGCTTCCCGCATCTGCGGGGCGTCCCGGTCGGCGTGCTCGGCAACCATGGCGCCTGCATCATCGCCAAGAGCTACGAGGCCAAGGCGGCGGGCGTCACGACCGGCATGCCGATCTGGGAGGCGCTGCCGATCTGCCCCGACGGCGTCTACGTCAAACGCGATTTCGCGTGGTACGAGGTCCTCAGTCGCCGCTTGCTGGCGCTCGTTCGGCAGACCAGCCCGCGCGTCGAGTTCTACTCGATCGACGAGATGTTTTTCCACGCGCCGGGGGCCGACCGGGGCGCGGCGTTGGCGCTGCAGCGGGCGATCGCGCGGCGCGTCGGCGTGCCGGCCAGCATCGGCGTCGCTCCCACCAAGACGCTCGCCAAGCTCATCAGCGATTCGGTCAAGCCGTGCGGCGCCGGCGTCGTCGCCAGCGAGGCGGATCGACGACGGCTGCTGGAAGGTCTTCCGGTGACCGAGATCGCCGGCGTCGCCACTCGCTCGGCGGAGAAGCTGGCAGCCCACGGCATCGCGACCTGCGACCAGTTCGCGGCGGCCGATCGGGCGTTCATCCGCTGGCTGCTCACGAAAACGGGCGAGGACCTGTGGTGGGAACTCAACGGAACCCCGGTCCTGGACGTGCTGCCGATTTGCAAACCCCGCAAGTTCGTCGCGCGAGGCGGCTCGATCGGCCGGCCCAGCCGGGATCGCGAGCGGGTCGCCGCGTTCGTCGTTCGCAACGTCGAGCGGTTGGTTGAAGCGCTCAACCACGACCGCATCTGCTGCGACACGCTCGCGCTCGAGCTCTCTTTTCGCGAAACACGGTCCTGCGCGGTGCGCTGCACGATGCCGGGAGGCACGGCCGAGTTGTCCGCGTTGCGAGACGCCGCTCTCTGGCTGCTGCCCCGCACGTGGCGCCCCGCGACGGCGACGGTTCGCTACATGCACGTCGTCGCCGGCGGCCTTCGCCCCTGGGCGCGGCGCCAGCGGAGCCTGTTCGAGGACGCGCGACCCAAAGCCGAGCGGGCCGAGCAGGTGCAGCACGCAATCAACGCCGCCGTCGGTCGCTTCGCCGTCCGCTCGGCCGCGACGCTCCCCCTGGCCGACGTGTACGGAGACCTCGCGTCGTCCTATGATATTTGCGACATCTACGGCAAGAGCTGCTTCTGA
- a CDS encoding aminoacetone oxidase family FAD-binding enzyme — MERFEVLVIGAGAAGLVAASRAAARGRSVLLVEKNAKAGVKVLMSGGTRCNLTQATDAAGIAAAFGREQGSFLRSALARLDPEGVVAMFRAAGVATKVEPGGKVFPASDSAVDVQRALLAILAASGAELRLKTPVTNVERRGDDFVATTPAGEIAAERVVLTVGGQSYPGCGTTGDGYAWAKAFGHRIVPPRPALVPLLSPAAWVAELQGVAIADAVVTMRSASDLPPAPRSRGRRQTERGAQGVRGALLFTHFGLSGPAPMNASGIVTAQPHAGGWSASCDFAPDATAESLAAALAAAAQDSGKRTATSWLADLLPRRLAESLASHAGVSGERRLAELSKADRAALVAAIKSTAVPITGTQGFKKAEVTAGGVDLREVDSRTMASKLCPGLFFAGEILDLDGPIGGYNFQAAFSTGALAGDAT, encoded by the coding sequence ATGGAGCGGTTCGAGGTCCTTGTCATCGGCGCCGGCGCGGCCGGATTGGTGGCGGCGTCGCGCGCGGCAGCGCGGGGACGCTCCGTGCTGCTCGTCGAGAAAAACGCCAAGGCGGGCGTGAAAGTGCTCATGTCGGGGGGGACCCGCTGCAATCTCACCCAGGCGACCGATGCGGCCGGGATCGCCGCGGCGTTCGGGCGCGAGCAAGGGTCGTTTCTCCGCTCGGCCCTCGCTCGGCTTGATCCCGAGGGGGTCGTCGCCATGTTTCGCGCCGCGGGAGTGGCGACCAAGGTCGAGCCCGGCGGCAAGGTGTTCCCGGCGAGCGACAGCGCGGTCGACGTGCAGCGGGCGTTGCTCGCGATACTCGCCGCGAGCGGGGCCGAGTTGCGGCTGAAAACGCCCGTGACGAACGTCGAGCGGCGCGGCGACGACTTCGTGGCGACGACCCCCGCGGGCGAGATCGCGGCCGAGCGGGTCGTCCTGACGGTCGGCGGGCAGTCGTACCCCGGGTGCGGCACGACGGGCGACGGTTACGCCTGGGCGAAGGCCTTCGGCCATCGGATCGTCCCCCCGCGGCCGGCGCTCGTGCCGCTGTTGTCCCCGGCGGCTTGGGTCGCGGAGTTGCAAGGCGTGGCGATTGCCGACGCGGTCGTCACGATGCGGTCGGCGAGCGATTTGCCGCCAGCGCCGCGGTCGCGAGGCAGAAGGCAAACCGAGCGCGGGGCGCAGGGCGTTCGCGGGGCGCTGTTGTTCACCCACTTTGGCCTGTCGGGGCCGGCGCCGATGAACGCCAGCGGGATCGTGACGGCGCAGCCGCACGCGGGGGGGTGGTCGGCGTCGTGCGATTTCGCCCCCGACGCGACGGCCGAATCGCTCGCCGCCGCGCTGGCCGCGGCCGCTCAGGACTCGGGCAAGCGGACCGCGACGAGCTGGCTGGCCGACTTGCTGCCGCGGCGCCTGGCCGAGTCGCTCGCGTCGCACGCCGGCGTCTCCGGCGAACGTCGGCTCGCCGAGCTTAGCAAGGCCGACCGGGCCGCGCTGGTCGCGGCAATCAAGAGCACGGCCGTGCCGATCACAGGGACGCAGGGATTCAAGAAGGCAGAAGTGACCGCCGGCGGAGTCGATCTCCGCGAAGTCGACTCGCGGACCATGGCGAGCAAGCTCTGCCCAGGGCTGTTTTTTGCCGGGGAAATCCTCGACCTCGACGGGCCGATCGGCGGTTACAATTTCCAGGCGGCGTTCAGCACCGGCGCCCTCGCGGGGGATGCGACGTGA
- a CDS encoding proline dehydrogenase family protein — protein MTSPASASPSRPSPSASSALRARVGELLAGFRPDPDSSWPRDVQQAVSLAARLQERARELQTSAERRQQAELDRMIAAPADRATLVQMTDQAFRARIPGRAADQLIHILDVQGVPRFFSAVERTLLRGFQSFGGYLPGVAMPLVKEKMQHETANVVLPAEEELLAEHLRERRREGVRMNVNFLGEALLGERDAQRRLQAYLQALARPEIEVISVKISTIYSQISPLARRHTVEVLCDRLELLFRAAAKHRFTRADGTRTPKFVYLDMEEYRDKEITAEAFMTTLDRPGLEQAQAGIALQAYVPDSFATQRRLTEWARQRVRRGGGPITIRLVKGANMEMERVEASVRGWPLATYADKLDTDANYHRMLAYGLRGENIEAARLGIASHNLFSLAYGLTLAHEFGQFDRVQFEMLEGMANHQRRALHELAIDLLLYAPACRQEEFTSAIGYLVRRLDENTGEQNFLRHAFSLQAGSDVWRALEAGFVASFARMETTSEAPRRVQDRRREALAGASVATDAACRDWRRLGNAPDTDWALPQNGEWADSILAAWRDQCGAAAADVPAAIAGESLAEGRSTVDSLDPSRPGTVVARCRLASEEDVDRAVGCAVDDPSGWRRMTPRERTAVLDRVADTIAARRGELLGVMLAEGGKLLAEGDPEVSEAIDFCRFYARSAEEWFATPGLAARGKGVVAVVSPWNFPLAIPCGGVAAALAAGNTAILKPATDTALTAYKLCACFWDAGVPRTALQFAPCRGSGAGQRLAAHPAVDAVVLTGGTATALAMLAAAPRMRLLAETGGKNATIVTALADRDLAIKNVLHSALSHSGQKCSATSLLVLEEEVYHDAGFRAALCDAVESLRVGSAWELATKVGPLIRPPAGELERGLKELEPGESWAVMPRLHVDGNPCLVGPGVKWGVAPHGFTHATEFFGPLLGVLPARNLHDAIDLVNATGYGLTSDIETLDDREQQLWQESVRAGNLYVNRPTTGAIVLRQPFGGMGKSAFGPGIKAGGPNYVATLMEFEAATEGEGCSGAGLSAVETEGMAAGSLVLPHETLAVRREHLDSFCTALQGRVSEEELTDLRRAATSCLDAAQTEFDAAHDHVRLVGEDNVRRYLPVPNLWIRVAPEDTTWDVLARATAARAAGCRAVVSSPPGLDHPAVAVLDAATDLWAGAIEFVEESDDELVALLEQAGGEEGGPFVASPVGRLRYAAPDRVPETIRRAAAEGFVHVADEPVLAMGRLELLWYCQEQSLAHVYHRYGNLGRRANEERSPVL, from the coding sequence ATGACCTCTCCCGCCTCCGCTTCGCCCTCCCGTCCCTCCCCCTCCGCTTCGTCGGCCCTTCGCGCGCGGGTCGGCGAGTTGCTCGCGGGCTTTCGGCCCGACCCCGATTCGTCCTGGCCGCGCGACGTGCAGCAAGCCGTCTCTCTGGCGGCGCGGCTGCAGGAGCGCGCCCGAGAGCTGCAGACCTCGGCTGAACGTCGCCAACAGGCCGAGCTCGATCGGATGATTGCCGCCCCAGCCGATCGGGCGACGCTGGTGCAGATGACCGACCAGGCGTTCCGGGCGAGAATCCCCGGGCGGGCGGCCGACCAGCTCATTCACATCCTCGACGTGCAGGGGGTTCCCCGGTTCTTCAGCGCCGTCGAGCGCACGCTGCTGCGCGGGTTTCAGTCGTTCGGCGGGTACTTGCCCGGCGTCGCGATGCCGCTGGTGAAGGAGAAGATGCAGCACGAGACGGCCAACGTGGTGTTGCCGGCCGAGGAGGAGTTGCTGGCCGAGCACCTGCGCGAGCGGCGGCGCGAGGGGGTGCGGATGAACGTCAACTTCCTGGGCGAGGCGCTCTTGGGAGAGCGCGACGCCCAGCGGCGGCTGCAGGCGTATCTGCAGGCGCTCGCCCGGCCGGAGATCGAGGTGATCTCGGTGAAGATCTCGACGATCTACTCGCAGATCTCGCCCTTGGCCCGGCGGCACACGGTCGAGGTGCTGTGCGATCGGTTGGAACTGCTGTTCCGCGCCGCGGCGAAGCACCGCTTCACGCGGGCCGACGGGACGCGAACGCCGAAGTTCGTCTATCTCGACATGGAAGAGTACCGCGACAAGGAGATCACGGCCGAGGCGTTCATGACGACGCTCGATCGTCCGGGGCTCGAACAGGCCCAGGCCGGGATCGCGCTGCAGGCGTACGTTCCCGATTCGTTCGCCACGCAGCGGCGACTCACCGAGTGGGCCCGGCAGCGCGTGCGGCGCGGCGGGGGGCCGATCACGATTCGGCTTGTGAAGGGCGCCAACATGGAGATGGAACGGGTCGAGGCCTCGGTCCGCGGCTGGCCCTTGGCCACGTACGCCGACAAGCTCGACACCGACGCCAACTATCACCGCATGCTCGCCTACGGCCTGCGGGGGGAGAACATCGAGGCAGCGCGGCTGGGGATCGCGTCGCACAACCTGTTCTCGTTGGCCTACGGATTGACGCTCGCCCACGAGTTCGGGCAGTTCGACCGGGTGCAGTTCGAGATGCTCGAAGGCATGGCGAACCATCAGCGGCGGGCCCTGCACGAGTTGGCGATCGACCTGCTGCTGTACGCCCCGGCGTGCCGGCAGGAGGAGTTCACCAGTGCGATCGGGTACCTCGTGCGGCGGCTCGACGAGAACACGGGCGAGCAGAACTTTCTGCGGCACGCGTTCAGCCTGCAAGCCGGCAGCGACGTGTGGCGTGCGCTCGAGGCGGGGTTCGTGGCGAGCTTTGCGCGGATGGAGACGACGAGCGAGGCGCCGCGGCGGGTGCAGGATCGGCGTCGGGAGGCGCTTGCCGGGGCGAGCGTCGCGACCGACGCCGCCTGCCGCGATTGGCGTCGCCTTGGCAACGCGCCCGACACCGATTGGGCGCTGCCGCAGAACGGCGAGTGGGCCGATTCGATCCTCGCCGCGTGGCGCGACCAGTGCGGCGCCGCGGCGGCGGACGTGCCCGCGGCGATTGCGGGCGAGTCGCTCGCCGAGGGTCGGTCGACGGTCGACTCGCTCGACCCGTCGCGTCCCGGGACGGTCGTCGCCCGCTGCCGCCTGGCGAGCGAGGAGGACGTCGACCGGGCCGTCGGCTGCGCGGTCGACGACCCGAGCGGCTGGCGGCGGATGACTCCGCGCGAGCGAACCGCGGTTCTCGATCGCGTCGCCGACACGATCGCCGCGCGGCGCGGCGAGCTGTTGGGCGTCATGCTTGCCGAGGGGGGAAAGCTGCTCGCCGAGGGCGATCCCGAGGTTTCCGAAGCGATCGACTTCTGCCGGTTCTACGCCCGCAGCGCGGAGGAGTGGTTCGCGACGCCGGGGCTCGCGGCCCGCGGCAAGGGGGTCGTCGCGGTCGTCTCGCCGTGGAACTTTCCGCTGGCGATCCCCTGCGGCGGCGTCGCCGCGGCGCTGGCGGCGGGGAACACGGCGATCCTCAAACCGGCGACCGATACGGCGCTGACGGCGTACAAACTGTGCGCGTGCTTCTGGGACGCCGGCGTGCCGCGTACGGCGCTGCAGTTCGCCCCCTGTCGCGGCAGCGGCGCGGGGCAGCGGCTGGCGGCCCACCCGGCGGTCGACGCCGTGGTGCTGACCGGCGGGACCGCGACCGCGCTGGCGATGCTGGCCGCCGCGCCGCGAATGCGGCTGCTGGCCGAAACGGGGGGCAAGAACGCCACGATTGTCACCGCTCTGGCCGATCGCGATCTGGCGATCAAGAACGTGTTGCACAGTGCGCTGAGCCACAGCGGGCAGAAATGCTCGGCGACGTCGCTGTTGGTCTTGGAGGAAGAGGTCTACCACGACGCCGGCTTCCGCGCGGCGTTGTGCGACGCGGTCGAGAGCCTGCGCGTCGGCTCGGCGTGGGAGCTGGCCACGAAGGTCGGCCCGCTCATTCGCCCCCCCGCGGGCGAGTTGGAGCGCGGGCTCAAGGAACTCGAACCGGGCGAGTCGTGGGCGGTGATGCCGCGACTGCACGTCGACGGCAACCCGTGCCTGGTGGGCCCGGGGGTCAAGTGGGGCGTCGCCCCGCACGGATTCACGCACGCGACCGAGTTCTTCGGCCCGCTGTTGGGGGTGCTGCCGGCTCGCAACTTGCACGACGCGATCGATCTGGTCAACGCCACGGGGTACGGACTCACCTCGGACATCGAGACGCTCGACGATCGCGAGCAGCAGTTGTGGCAGGAGTCGGTCCGCGCGGGGAACCTGTACGTCAATCGCCCCACGACCGGCGCCATCGTGCTGCGGCAGCCGTTCGGCGGGATGGGCAAAAGCGCGTTTGGTCCCGGGATCAAGGCCGGGGGGCCGAACTACGTGGCGACGCTGATGGAGTTCGAGGCGGCGACCGAGGGTGAAGGTTGCAGCGGAGCGGGCCTCAGCGCGGTCGAGACCGAAGGCATGGCGGCGGGGTCGCTGGTGCTGCCGCACGAGACGCTTGCCGTACGGCGCGAGCATTTGGATTCGTTCTGCACGGCGCTGCAAGGGCGCGTGTCGGAAGAGGAATTGACGGACTTGCGCCGCGCCGCGACGAGCTGCCTGGACGCGGCGCAAACCGAATTCGACGCGGCGCACGATCACGTTCGACTCGTGGGCGAGGACAACGTGCGCCGCTACCTGCCCGTGCCGAATCTGTGGATTCGCGTGGCGCCCGAGGATACGACTTGGGACGTGCTGGCCCGCGCCACGGCGGCGCGGGCGGCCGGCTGCCGCGCGGTGGTCAGCAGCCCCCCGGGGCTCGATCACCCCGCAGTCGCGGTGCTCGACGCGGCGACCGACCTGTGGGCGGGGGCGATCGAGTTCGTCGAGGAGAGCGACGACGAGCTCGTCGCTCTTCTGGAACAGGCCGGCGGCGAGGAGGGGGGGCCGTTCGTCGCCAGCCCGGTCGGTCGGCTGCGCTACGCGGCGCCTGACCGCGTCCCCGAGACGATCCGCCGCGCCGCGGCCGAGGGGTTCGTCCACGTCGCCGACGAGCCGGTCCTCGCCATGGGCCGGCTCGAGCTGCTCTGGTACTGTCAGGAGCAATCCCTGGCGCACGTGTACCATCGCTACGGCAACCTGGGCCGCCGCGCGAACGAAGAACGCAGTCCGGTCTTGTGA